atttttttttttggcagaatttgGCAAAGCAGTAGCTAGCAGTTCTGGacggggagggaaaaggaaggggtttttttttttttgttcgctTGCCACATAAGGTAAGCTCTAACCTGCTCCCTGGTGGGGATGGCGGCGGGGCCTGGGCTCATCCTTAACGCATCCTTtctgccttccagcccttttcTGCAGACATTTGCCACCCCCTGCACCAGCCCGGGGCTGCAGGCATGCCAGGGGTAACACCAGGACTCCCCATCCCGGCGGACACCCCCCCTTTCCGCTTCCAGCCCCGCCGGCTCGCCGTGGACTGGCGTCGCTTCAGCGCCATCGACGTGGAGCGGGTGGCCCGGGAGGTGGACCTGGCCGCCCTCCAGGACCACGTGGCCGGCGTCACCTTCTGCAACCTGGACGGGGAGCGGTGCCCCCACTGCGGGCAGCCGGCAGACCCCATCCTGCTGAAGGTGCTCAGGATGGCCCAGCTGAGCATCGAGTACCTGCTGCATTGCCAGGAGCGCCTGGGGACCAGCCTGGCCCTGCACGCCCGCCGCCTGGAAGCTGCCCATGCCGAGCTGGCTTGCACTCGGCAGCGGGCAGAGGAGCAGGCGGTCCGGCTCCGGGGGGCcgaggaggagagcaggaggtggAAGAAGCTGGTTGCAGCGCAGCAGGTCTTCCTGCCAACCTGCCCCTTCGCCTACCACAAGGTGCGGGGTGGAAAGGTGTCAGAGGGGGTGTAAAGCGCATCCCCATTGCAGGATGCTCGTTGCTGCATCCTTGCCCTTGTAGACCCACCGCAGTTACACCTTGGCCCCAGAAAAAGGTGCTGGCcggccctgctgctttccctggcGCAGGTCCATTGCCTTCATGGGGACTCCAAAGTCCTTGCTAGGGAAGCTCCCTCTTGTTGTGCTAACTACAGGTAGTCGGAGCCCCACAGAGTGTGGGAGAGGGGGTCCGTAGGGACATCTCACAAAATCCCTCTATCCTCATGCCAGGGAGACTTTAAACATCCTCCAGAACAAGTGGAAGATTTCTGGATGCTCCTGGATTTGGTGGtgattttgcttttccctccccGCCAAGCTTTTCCCACGCTTCCAGCAGGAAGCCTGCTGGCTATGCCTCTTTGTCTGCTGCTTCTCCATCACCCAATCAACCCGCTCACTTATTCCTGGAGAGTAAAAGCCACCCAAACCAGGCGATTGAGGTTCGTACATCCCCACAAGTGCCAGGTCCAGAGATGGAGCAGGACCCTGTTATAACCAGGACCTCGCCGCTGCTTTGGCCACCTCATTGCACTGCTCCGTTGGGGGattttccacccccccccgccgagcAGTATCCCTGCACCACCCaggcttctgccttctcctgACCCCTAAAGGGGTTTTTCTTTGGCTTCAGACAGAAGAAACTCCTAATATTCTCCCTCCAGCATGACAGCCACATCTCCTGAGGTCTCCCCTTTTGCTTTAAAGCAGCAAAGCTTTGGCTGccaggcaggggacacggggagcgcccttctctgcagctccctgtccctctgctgactcttttccccctccccagtgccacctctGCGACAAAGCCTTCATGGATGACTCCTTCTTGCAAGCTCATGTGCGGCGCCGGCACACGGATGCCACCGAGGAAGGTGAGCCCTGGGACGATGTCTCCCTTCACTTTCCCAGGCCGGTTTTCCCCCATGGGAGGTGGATGCTGGAAACCGGAGAGTGACCAGAGGTTAAAGACAGCTTCTTATAACTCCATGCTGCTTCTGCGAATATTTACTGAATGCTTTCTGCTCGCTGCCTTTCCCTCAAGCACAGGTAGGACACACAGCCAAATATGAGACAGCATGAGAATTTAAAGCTCAGTTTCCCTAAGGATCTTCTCCACCCAGGGATTCCACAGGAACGCGGGGATGGAGCTTCACTGGGGAGTTTGGGGGAGTGTTTTGCTAGAGGGGGAGAGGGGTTCACCTTCCCCGTGCCCCTTTTTTTGGCAAAGGATCGATGCTCCCTTGCAAGGTGCTTGGAAAGCTGCCCGTGTAACGTGCTGCGTGAGAGCCACGGAGCCTCCTTACAGCTTCGCCTGCGCCCGGCACCTGAACTTGGCGGATAAAAAAAGCCAGTTTTGCGGTTTGCTGGCAGGTCGAaaccccagcccagggctgatGCAAACGCAACAGGCTGAGCTTTGCTCCGGAGGCGCCTTCCCTGTTTCCCTGAAACGTCCAAGCAGGGCACTTAGGCTGCTTGGGAGAGCAAGCCCAGCGCAAAGCCACGCTGCTCCCCCAGCCACTCATCTCGCCacatttacaaaaataatttaaaaaataaaaataaaaaaaatcagaggccGCATGGCCACGCTTGCCATGGTTTTTCCTGCAGCTCAGCTACCTGCTCCTCCACCCTGAAACCCTGCAGCACTTTTCTAGGGTTctccacccacaccccccccaaagcAAAATCCCGGTCGGAGCTGGCAGATCGCACCCTGGCTCATGGCACCCCCGTTTCCCTGGGCtttgcagagaggcagaagaCGAGGCGGGTGAAGCAAATGGAGGATGAGGTGGAGGAGCTGAAGGTGAAAGTGCGGGAGGCGCAGCGGCAGCTGGAAGCGGAGAAGACGCGCAGGGAGCAGGTACGGGGCGAGGGCAGCACCTGCTGCTTGCTTGGGAAAAATGGGGGGAGGACAAGTGCTGAGACGCGGAACGTTTTTAAAGCACAGGTGAAAAAAACTATTTTACGGTGGGGGCCGGTGTTTATTTCTTCGGAAAATtgccccaccccctcccctccccaccaaaaTTCCCATGGGAAATGTCACGTGGCATTAAGGACTGTGTGAGCATGCTGCCTCCACCTCCCCGGGGTGTGCAGGCAGGCTCTGAGCAACGGCGGATGTAACGAGAGCGTTGGTGCTCATCCCTCTGGTGCCAGGGCAGAAGCCCCAGCCCTTGGTGGTTCTGATCTGCGGCCAAGacgtcttccccccccccccaatttttctACTCTCTTTAGGAAACGGAGAGAGCTCGTCAGCAAGAAGTGGAGGGCAGGAGAGATTTGGAAAggtggaaagaggaggagaggacGAAGCTGCATGAAGAGATAGATGGTCTGAGGGAGCTCTTCCTCACAGCATTCAAagacgtggccagcaggagcagtgcCATGGAGGGGGTAAGCGAGCCCCCCACATGCCCCTCAAGGCAGGCGAGGGGATGTCCAAGCCAGCTGCTTCACCTGGTCCAGGTGGCATCACAGGCTCACAGACCCAAAGAGgcctcatttctttctcctggggcACGCAAGCATTTTGGGGTTGGAAGCAGTGGCTGGGCCAAggctggggtccccaggaggaaaGTGGATCCTCCTGTGAGACacacagctccctcctctccccactccagaggctgcaggagcttcaggccagagaggtggtggtgtccAACCTGGGGACCCTGCGGGACAGTGACACCGAAGAGACGCGGTGGCAGACACCAAGCCGGGCAGAGCTGCGGGGCAAGCGGGAGAGGATGGCAGTGCAGGTGAGCAGTGCGGTACCAATGTCCTCACCCCTACTGCGCAGCCCGGGAGGTGCATTTGGATGGAGGTGGACCCACGTCCATGCCCCTCTGTGCATCTGCTTTGTGGATGTCCGGTCTAAGCTCCGGTTCAGGTAGCAATGGGCTCCTGCTGGTGTGGAGAACTGACGGTCCAGGGCCAGAAACGGGACCTAGGGGGTGCAGAGGGCATGTCATGGTTCCAGGTCAGCCATGCTTGCTGCAGGGAAACCCATCTTCACCGGAGCACTGAAGATGCTCACCACATGGAAAAGCATTTGAAGTACCAATTAAACAAATTTATTTACCCATGCATCAGCCGCCTTTTCAACATCTCAACATCAAcaagttcaagagagacagggaactactggagagagtccagtgtagggcagcaaagatgattgagggattggagcatctcccttatgaggaaaggcagagagagctgggactctttagcctggagaagagaaggttgaggggggacctgattaatgtttacaagtacctaaaggatgggtttaaggaggatggagccagactcttttcagtgattcccagtaacaggatgaggggtaatgggcacaagctggaacataggaagttccaatcaaatatgagaaaaaacttctttatggcgagggtgacagagcgctggaacaggctgcccagggagggtgtggagtccccttctctggagactttccagacccgcctggatgcagtcctgagcaggggagttggactagatgatctctagaggtcccttccaactctgaaaaattccgtgattccatgatctACAAACATCTGAAGAAGGCTTTACCGTGCATGGTACCTCTGAGCATGGAATGGGGTGGGAATGGCACCACTGTTAAGGCGCCAAGTATCCTTTGGGACCCAAAGGGAAGCTGAATTTCTCGGAGTATGAACATGATCGGGTCCCTGGGCCCATGGTGCAAGGAGGGTGTTTAATTTgtcagcaggcagagcagaggcaggcactggggaagcagTGGGCACAGGAGGTCCGGGTGGATGCCAGATGTCCTTGACACCTCCAAGGCACCTTGCTCAGAAAAGGTCTGGATGTTTCCCTTGTGGTTTTTCTCCATCTTTAAACCCCGGAGGTGTTTGGTCTCTTTGGAAAAACCAGGGATGCCCTCTCTGCAGATCAGCCCAGAGAGTGGTGGCCAGAAAGAAGGGGGTTATGCACTTCATATGAGCCTTGGCTGGACTTCAAAATCCAGGGTGATGGAGTATAGTTATTTGGTTATCAAAGggaaagaataaatgaaatgCGGCAACCAAAGCTGTGTCCTATTGCAGATGATGAGGAGACATGAGCTTGCCACGAGCAGACTTTGAAGCTGGCCATGTATCTTCTGCAAGGCCAGATCTGCCCTTTGGAGGACATCTCAATAATGAATAAGAATCCAGAGAGCCgcccttgctggtgaagggaAGAGGTGGCTCCAAACCCATTTTTACCATGTTCACGTCTTCTCATTCCTTTTTTGCTCCTCTCAGttgaagaaagagaacaagaCACTCCGCCCTGCCCTATCCCAGGACCAGCAGGTCGTTACGGACCATGAGTGTCAGCAGAGGGTTGCCCTCAGCACCTGGCTCAAGGAGCAGCCCAAGGTCACAAGGTCCCAGGAGAAGAAGgcaagtgaaataaaacaaaggagaCCTCGGTTCATCAAGAGGGTTTAAGCAGATGTTTAACTCTAAGCAACCTTGGAATATTTTCTGCATTAAGACTAAGCCTAATTTCAAGCCTTTGCTACATTCAGCTCCTTTTTGCGCTCATTAAACACGAAGCACTACATGAATATCATCAGCATGAACCATGCCCACCAGGGTGTAGATCACCAGAGCAACACTTTGCATTACAATTTGGAGCATCTTTAACTTGTGTGATTTGTGAATAGCAGGTGGGGTGTAACAGGATGACATCTGATGCGCTAGTGATCATAGTACGGAAAGGAAAGCCCCTAAGCTGACCCCTTACGGGTACGGTCTGCTTAAGGGAAATAGCTCTTGGGGAGTGTGTGTGCCCACTTTAGGCTCTTGCTATTTTCCGCTCCTTTTTTTGAATGCATTTAGTAATAAtactctgcagagagagaggtaAAATTACCCAAAATTATAGACAAAGAAATGATCTTTGAGTGATGCCCAGTCTATTTCGTTACAGATCAAGCTGCTCTCTGCAAGAAAACCTGAAGGTAATGATTGCATTTGTAAAGTGAATCAATTTGGGTCTAGATCAGTTTTTCATCGCTAACAGCCCTTCAGACCACAATGTCTTCTCTGCCTCCCTCTATGAAAACATGCTGTGGAGTCCTCTCCAGGGAGCTTGGCTGTGTGTCCTCTCACACGCAGCCGTGGAGTGGACACCTTCCAGTCCCTCGACTACCTGCCGCAACGGCGTAGACCACAGCTCTGGTGGCTGGCACAAAACTGACTTGTCTCTTGGGTGGGTTTTGCATTGTAGCCGTACCCCAAAGGAGTGACATTTCAGTCAAGCACTCACAGCAAATGGGTGACCTTGCCTCCTCCAAAATGATGCCAGTGGttatttgcataaaaataagGAGTTGAGGGGCATGCTGTGGTTTCTTATTTACTCTATGGGTTTTCTAAAATCAAGtgccagggaaagaaaatggggACTTCTCAGTTCCTTGATGCCTGTGACGCAGCCACAGACCTGGCCAGGTCCTGCtgctcagaaaacagaaaaggccATAAACCAGCGATGGCTATTAGCAAATATCCAAGGGTACATCATTGACCCCAGCCCTGAGGGGCAGCAGAGGGCTATTTGCCCACTGGCATCCTCCAGCTGGTGGTCTGGGAGGGCAAACACCCCAGGGTTTCCTTTGGGGATGTTCTCCGAGGGTTGGTGCCAGACTTGCCATTCCCAAAGGGCCAGGTATGTCCATACTTTCCATATAGGAAAATCAGGACGTGATCAGTGCTTGCTTCTGCACTGGGTCCTTGCCTCCTCTCTGACTCTCACAGGCTCCTTTCTTCCCTGCAGTGACCCAGGAGGTGACCAAAGTGGTGGCTGTTGAAGAGTTATCAGGTGGGTGTCAAAGTTGGGACCATCCCTGTCCCGCGAGCACCAGGAAGAAGCTGGTGTTTGGCTTGGGGTGTTGTGCAGTGGGGACAAGGGGTCCTGGGCAAAGCTGGAGGTGATGAGATGGTGGGCTGGAGGCGGAGGGGATGAGCTCGCTGGTTCCCTCTTGGCTGTTATGACAGCACCATGACCTGCTGCCAACACTTCACCCGGTAAAGCtgtcccaggcagctgctgggctgtgggtgGGATTTTGGACAAGAAGTTGTGGACAAGAATTAATCAAATTAGAGGAGGAAGTTACCCTTTTGTAGAGGGACGTAGTCTGCTAAGAGCAACCAGTTGCTTGCTCTGGGACTGGTGGGACCCGTGTGCCCACAGAGGAgaagggtcccaccagccccttccccagggcatgGCCCATCCATCGCTGCACTGGTACCAGCACCCACCTTTACTCCAGACAGGGAGGAGGCCACCCGGGGCAGGAAGCAGAGGCTGCTGGAAGCCCTGCGGAGAAACCCAAACCTCCTGAAGCAGTTTCGCCCCATCCTGGAGGAAGTGctggaggaaaagctggagagCATGGGAGTCAAGAAGGTAAGTCTGTCCTTTCAGCGCAAGCGTTTGCAATGCCAGCCCTGAGTCAGTGCAGAAACGTAAAGatttttgggggtggaggagaacAATTGAAACACTAacaggctgtaaaaaaaaaaaaaaaatccccatctgGAGCAATCACGCCCTGAGAGGCAAATGGGAAGGTGGAGGCAGAATCACACAGTAGCGCAGGGAATAAACTGCGTGCTCCCATCTCTGAGGCTGGTTATTAGTATCTCGCCAGCAAATCTTTCTCACAAGCAGCCTTTCATATGCTAAATCACCCAGGGCTCCCTCTCTTGTAGGGAAGGAGGGTGTTTGAGGGCACAGCAGCCCCTGTCAGGGGGATTTCAAGGGGACTTTCAGCTTCCAAGTCCTTTTCATGCCGAGCATATTAAACAGTAGCTCTGAGAAGTCTTCTGGAGCTCCCGGCGATGCAACACCACCACCTAGCACCTTGCGGTgaggaggcaggcagcaggcacggctGCTGGGGACCCACGTCACTCCGTCGACCTGCCTTTCTCAGCAAGGCAGCATTTCTGTTTCGGGTCCCCAAGGCACAAAGAGAAGACAGTGACTGAACGACTTCTTGTGCGATTGTTTCCTGGAGGTGCTTTTAAGCCCGGATTCATTTCACCGAGGCTGGAGCCCTGGCATGTCCTCACTTTCCCCAGCTGGGGAACACTGAGGTGGTGTCAAAAGCAGCAGAGGTGGCCCAAAGCCAGACCCACAGGTGTACACCCCCCTTCATCTTCCATCATTTTACATCTCTACAAGCCCAGGACATTCATGGTCGCAAAACCTCCTCGAGCTGTAAATACCTCCCAAGACAAAATACTGCACTTACCCTGTAGCCCAGAAATTGCCTGAAATAGCTGAGATTTACTCTTCAGCAGTAATTTACCAGAGCAGCTGAGGGCTTTGCAGATGTGGGCTCTTGGCATGGGATACATTGTGCTGGGGAAATGATGGGTATCACGGCTGGTAAGAGAATCCTTGGGGTTTGGATAGGGCTTGGAGCTTGCAGGATGCTCTTGAGATACAGGCAGTGCTGCCCAGGGCTTGTTTCACCACCCAGCACTGTGGGAGGATGTCAGGCCCCTCAGTCGTCCTCTGCTTTAGGTTGCGAAGGGGATCTCCACTCGGACCTACAAAAGcctccaggctctgctcaggctgcagcagcaacagAAGTCTGAGAAATTTCCTGGTCTCCTCCACCTGAGGGACGAGTTGGGCCGAGTGGTGATGAGGAAAGTCAGGCGATGCAAGAAGCCCAGCAGTGCTTTGCCTCGACAGCTCTCCATCATCCCAGGTGAAGTCACCTCCTGTCCTCTCTACATACCAACCATGGGGACCTGTGGCCACCCACTGATGGCCACGGGATGCCGTTCCCTTACCCAGTGAGACAGCAAGACAGAGTCAGTCCCCACAGGACTACCAGGAGGTGCATGGTGATGTCTTTGCTCTCAATATTGCCTTCCAGCTCAAAGCCTGAAGAGCTCCAGGTCCCTTGGTGGCTCACAGCCCATGGTGACACCAGCTGCAGTAGAGCCTGAAGCCTTGGTGGTACACCAGCCTGCTCCTCGGAGCAGAGCCCACTCCACCCACAGCCCCCCGAGGACGCCCCCGCGGGCCCTGCGGACctccaaagccagcagcccccaccgAGGACTTGTCCCACAGCGGAGGTGAGTCCCATCACCTCTTTTCAGTCTCCAGGCAGGTGGGCATTGCCCGGGACCCTAAGCCATCAACTGCCCCCTACATATTCTGGGTTCTGCCCAAACACCAGCACCTTTGGAAACTGCCAAGTGGTGGGTGATGTGGCACCCCAGAGGGGTTTGTTTAGAAAAGGAGTTTCCTGGGATCTCCCCGACCATACAGGCTGGCTGAAACAGCTGAGGGAAGTCAGACCTGAGCCCCTGCATCCACCATGTGGTGCTGGAGACCAACACGAAGCATTTCCCACTTGgttccttcttcccctcccagaACCTGTGTAAGGGGATGAAGGAGTTCTCTCGGGGTTTTGGGTCAAAAGCAGTGAAGATGTAAAACAAAAGCTCGGAGAAACTGTGCAGAGAAGAAGTAACATGGAGAGGGTGTGAGGTGGcggcagagaggaagaggagctcaGGTGTGACCAAGAGCAGGTGAGGAAAAGGAGTTACTTgtttgctccaggagcaagagaAAGCCAGACCTAGGTTTTAAACTGAAGCACAGCAATGCCAAACACAGGCAAGGCCTGGGTGGGAGTACCTGTTGCAGGTGCTAGCAGCAAGGTGTTTGTACTCGGTGGGTGTCATGGATCTGTCCATGTCCACGGGGAGCGCGGGgcttctccatgggctgccccGCTTGGGGCTGGGACACAGCCCAGAGCATCACAGGGCTTCCCTGCATCTGCTTCAGAAGTGGGGGGAAGGAGGACGCCAGAGCAACCCCACGCCTGACCCGCCTCTCTCTGCACCAGCCCCGAAGCAGCACCGGTGGGGAAGAAGCCCACCCTGTCCCCCGTGAAGCTCAGCCCTCAGCGAGAGCCGGCTTTCTCCGCAGCGGTTCAGGGGGATGAGACTGACTCTGACGGGTCAGACCAGGACTCGCTGGAGGAAACAGCTGGTTCAGGTACCACCTGTTCTCGTAGCAGCCGCTGCAGGTCGGTGAGGCGGTGGGGAGAATCCTGGTTACCGCCATCAGTGCTACCGTGTCGCCTTCTTCCTGGGGCTGAAGTGGGACGAGTCCTACCCCGCCGTCCCCCATGCCCAGCCAGGCAACGGGGCACTGGTGGCTTTATCCATCGGCAACTTGTGTGCCCGCCCCTGCCAGGGTATTTTCCAATAGATCCTGCAGCTGTCTCTTTGCACAGGGGGAAACCAGACTGTCTAGAGGGTGCAGGGAACCCCCCAGGACCCAAAGGGCTGTCAAACACAAGGAGGAAAGCTTCTGGCTTTATGCTGTTGGCTTTATGCTGTAAAACCCTACGGGAACCATGTATCAGGGGGTGATGTCAGGGGACTACTTCCGGGCGCCTCGGAGAGTTGGGGGACAGCGGGAGGCACCTCTCGCTTCTGCATTAACTGCAGACAGCAGCAGGTGCTCCTTGCACGTGGCTGTggtgtgtcccaggccaaaaaaGAGCCATCGATGATGTGTCACTCACCGCGAGCCTGGGCTGTGCATGCGGACGGAGGTTTCCTCCAGCATCCTTGAGTGCACCCACCCACTGCTTGCATGGGGAGGGAAATCCCTGCGATTTATTCTAtgcataaaacattttcttcccgAAACAGCTCCATTGGGATGGATCCGGACAGTGCTAGTGAATTTAAGCTAGAACCCAACTCACCCTGGGGTGGCTGGTGGTCCCCTCCCTTCTCACCCATCACTGTGCCTGGGGGGCTCCCTGTTTAaccagctctgccctgcacagGAACAGCCACCTCCACCACGGTGAGGTTCTTGGAGAGACGCCTGGATGCAGTGGCACAGACACCACCCCGCAGGGTGAAACGCTTCCCAGCCCTGAGCTCACCATGGCCAAAAACCAGCCAGCCCACCAAGAAACTCCAGGTATCTCGTGCAAATGGCCGTAGGAATTATGTTTTCTGatataatttccatttaaaaaaaaataaatgcacatcaTTCATTTCTCAAATGGAGAAGAGGTCTCTGGAACAAATCCAGAGATAATTGGAGTGATGCAATGGTGAAATTATTAAATTACTAAAACAGGACTTAAATATAACCTCAATTTATGGGGGAGAGCTGATGTAATTAAAGTGGTGGCAGTGTCAGAATCAAATTGCTTttttaggagggaaaaaaaaaatttaaaaagattttaCCCAAGGAAGGCCTGGCACAAATACTGGgaagatttttttacttttttttcttgttgcaatGACAATGAAATTCTAGGCCTTCATCTggcaaagttttttttaaaaaaaaaaaaaaaaagtgaagcaggaGGTTTATGGGACCACTTGCAAGCCGTGGAAACAGAGGGGGGGCCTCCTGTGTGGCGTCCTGATGCAACCGCGTTTCTGGCCCTCTTTGCTCTAATTTTTTTGCATCAGCCCAATGGAGAAGAAAGCCCGGTTGTTGTACGGCAGGAGGGGCCGGGATGCGAGCGTGGGGTGTGGGTccgtccctgctgctccccttcaCCCTCTCGGTGCTCCTCTCCAGTTCGCAGGTGACAGCAGCGACCTGCAGACCTCCTCCCTGGAGGACCTGGCCGAGCCACCAGCCCCGGTGGCTGCTGATGCCCCGAGGGACCACCACGGTCCTCAgggccccggggctgccaggGGACGCGTGGTGGTGACAGGAAAGTGACAGtcctctgccagcagccactGGATGGTGCCACAGGACCAGAAACGGGCAGCAGCCGCTCTGCAGCCCtcccggggctgctcctgggctccAGCCACCCCTCTTTTTGGGGCTCTTCCAGACAGCACAGGGGAGGTTGGGTCCTCCCTGGCCAGCCCCTGTGGATCGCATCAAGGAGAATAAATGCCGCGTTgtctgaaaaggagaaatttcTACTTTCCCTTCATGCGCGCACAGGAGCTGTGACGTGGCATCTGAAGGTGTTGGGACCTTTCAGAGCCCCCGCAGACTCCTTGGACCTCACCGCCCGTGGGCTGGGATGTGACTCTCCATGTCAGATGCAGCCCAACGCTTGTGTgcagctttttttattctttaaggaGCCCAAAAAGCAGAGTCGGGGGGGTGAGAAAGCAGCTTTCCTTCTCGTTGCATCTCTCTTCTGTGGCTGCTCCTGGGGGTGATGGAAAAGGTCTCATTTTCTGCTCTAGGACAAACCCGGACTGAGTGTGCTCAGACAGAGTAACAAACCCCAGTGCctgtctccttccttcttttcctcttgaaTCGGTGGAAACTCAAACTCAaaggatgattatttttttttttgcactgtaaaCATGACCACATAAGCCCGAATCTGTTGATAATGCTCATCTGTGTAAATTAAGTTCTTTTTCCTAATTCTCTCTGGATTTTGTACACTCGTAGCCGTGCATTTATGATCTCGATCCCTTAAATGTACGAAATTTTGAAACATGCCCCAGGAAAAAATGGCTGTTTTcggtttctcttctcttttccaacCCCCTCCACCGCTGCTTCAGCCTTTTGCCATTCCCCATTTAACGTTTGCACGTGGATTTTAATGCTAGGGAGCAGAACGCCCAGCCAGGGTTGGGTAGAACGTGCTCagttcattttatttcactgaacaGTAAAAGCCCCTTCTAGATAACTGTCCCCAAACATGTAGA
The sequence above is a segment of the Larus michahellis chromosome 6, bLarMic1.1, whole genome shotgun sequence genome. Coding sequences within it:
- the DZIP1L gene encoding cilium assembly protein DZIP1L — protein: MPGVTPGLPIPADTPPFRFQPRRLAVDWRRFSAIDVERVAREVDLAALQDHVAGVTFCNLDGERCPHCGQPADPILLKVLRMAQLSIEYLLHCQERLGTSLALHARRLEAAHAELACTRQRAEEQAVRLRGAEEESRRWKKLVAAQQVFLPTCPFAYHKCHLCDKAFMDDSFLQAHVRRRHTDATEEERQKTRRVKQMEDEVEELKVKVREAQRQLEAEKTRREQETERARQQEVEGRRDLERWKEEERTKLHEEIDGLRELFLTAFKDVASRSSAMEGRLQELQAREVVVSNLGTLRDSDTEETRWQTPSRAELRGKRERMAVQLKKENKTLRPALSQDQQVVTDHECQQRVALSTWLKEQPKVTRSQEKKIKLLSARKPEVTQEVTKVVAVEELSDREEATRGRKQRLLEALRRNPNLLKQFRPILEEVLEEKLESMGVKKVAKGISTRTYKSLQALLRLQQQQKSEKFPGLLHLRDELGRVVMRKVRRCKKPSSALPRQLSIIPAQSLKSSRSLGGSQPMVTPAAVEPEALVVHQPAPRSRAHSTHSPPRTPPRALRTSKASSPHRGLVPQRSPEAAPVGKKPTLSPVKLSPQREPAFSAAVQGDETDSDGSDQDSLEETAGSGTATSTTVRFLERRLDAVAQTPPRRVKRFPALSSPWPKTSQPTKKLQFAGDSSDLQTSSLEDLAEPPAPVAADAPRDHHGPQGPGAARGRVVVTGK